The Hyphomicrobium sp. MC1 genome window below encodes:
- a CDS encoding cation-translocating P-type ATPase yields MGLNRSLFFSELGLDDAEAQGRLQAEGYNELPRSERRTLLRIVFEVLREPMLALLLAAGGVYLALGDLRESLVLLLFATMSVGITVIQETRTERVLEALRDLTSPRALVIRGGEQKRIAGREVVRGDLVILAEGDRVPADARIIRCQDLLIDESLLTGESVPVSKRPNVKQEEPHELRPGGDNLPYVFSGSLVVRGGGLSEVTATGVRSEIGKIGLSLEGLDVEPPRLQTETRRVVQNFALVGGAVSLLVVVLYGLLRGGWLDATLAGIALGMSMLPEELPVVITVFLAMGAWRISKARVLTRRAAAIETLGSATVLCTDKTGTLTENRMSIAELRTLHGSVFCPQDEADAKIPTNLRDVLQFGALASAVDATDPMDRAFLELARTHGLEASGWEHIHAYGLRPNLLAVTNVWRATGNHRELVIAAKGAPEAIAALCHLGNQDRAALSRVVDAMADAGLRVLCVARSTSAGEVLPKSQHEFKFEMLGLAGLADPLRKTVPAAVHECRTAGIKVVMITGDYPATAKAIARRAGLSVESVMTGEELDRLNESELVSRVRSATIFARIMPEQKLRIVNAFKANGETVAMTGDGVNDAPSLKAAHIGIAMGGRGTDVAREASSLVLLDEDFGSIVKAIRLGRRIYDNIRKAMEFIFAVHVPIAGLAILPLVSGLPVIFWPIHIAFLEMVIDPVCSLVFEAEVEEDNVMKRPPRRREEPLFSKALIIWSLFQGLMVFGVVAFVFVLAWNRGMAETEVRALTFFSLVTTIVGLIYVNRSFGASVTTAIRRPNRALATVLIAVAAMLSLTITLPVAKSLFHFGTLHWDDLGATLAAGILSLALLQQLKPLFQEKR; encoded by the coding sequence ATGGGTCTCAATCGCTCCTTGTTTTTTTCCGAGCTCGGGTTGGATGACGCCGAGGCCCAAGGAAGGCTCCAAGCGGAAGGCTATAACGAACTCCCGCGAAGTGAACGACGCACGTTGCTCCGCATTGTATTCGAGGTCCTGCGAGAGCCGATGCTTGCGCTCCTCCTCGCAGCCGGCGGCGTCTACCTCGCTCTCGGAGACCTCAGGGAGTCGCTCGTTCTACTTCTTTTTGCCACGATGTCGGTCGGTATAACAGTGATCCAGGAAACACGTACAGAGCGTGTTCTGGAGGCGCTGCGGGATCTGACTAGTCCTCGCGCCCTGGTCATTCGTGGCGGAGAGCAAAAGCGTATCGCCGGTCGCGAAGTCGTCCGTGGTGATCTGGTGATCCTTGCTGAGGGCGACCGCGTTCCCGCCGATGCCAGGATCATCCGGTGTCAGGACTTGCTCATTGATGAATCCCTCCTGACGGGTGAATCCGTTCCAGTCAGCAAACGTCCCAATGTCAAACAGGAGGAGCCCCATGAGCTTCGGCCCGGCGGCGATAATCTGCCGTACGTCTTTTCCGGGTCCTTGGTCGTACGCGGGGGAGGTCTCAGTGAAGTGACCGCGACCGGCGTCCGCAGCGAAATTGGAAAAATCGGTCTTTCACTTGAAGGCTTGGACGTTGAGCCACCGCGATTGCAGACTGAGACTCGCCGCGTCGTGCAGAATTTTGCCCTGGTTGGCGGAGCGGTCAGCTTGCTCGTCGTCGTGCTCTACGGATTGCTTCGCGGCGGTTGGCTCGATGCCACCCTCGCGGGTATCGCGCTTGGAATGTCGATGTTGCCTGAGGAGCTGCCGGTTGTCATCACTGTGTTCCTGGCGATGGGCGCCTGGCGCATTTCAAAAGCACGCGTACTTACGCGACGAGCCGCAGCGATTGAAACGCTCGGTTCTGCGACAGTCCTGTGCACGGACAAGACTGGCACGCTGACCGAAAACCGGATGTCGATTGCTGAACTCCGAACACTGCATGGGAGCGTTTTCTGCCCGCAAGATGAGGCTGACGCCAAAATTCCAACCAATCTACGCGACGTCCTCCAGTTCGGCGCACTTGCGAGTGCAGTCGATGCCACGGATCCTATGGATCGCGCGTTCCTTGAGTTGGCGCGAACACACGGACTAGAGGCGTCAGGATGGGAGCACATCCACGCTTACGGGCTTCGGCCCAACCTGCTCGCTGTCACGAACGTGTGGCGGGCCACAGGAAACCACCGTGAATTGGTTATCGCAGCCAAAGGGGCCCCCGAAGCGATCGCCGCACTTTGCCACCTTGGCAATCAAGATCGCGCAGCTCTTTCGCGCGTCGTCGATGCCATGGCCGACGCAGGACTCCGCGTCTTATGCGTCGCCCGATCAACCTCAGCGGGTGAGGTACTGCCGAAATCGCAGCACGAATTCAAATTCGAGATGCTCGGCCTTGCCGGGCTTGCCGACCCATTACGGAAGACCGTGCCAGCCGCAGTCCACGAGTGCAGAACAGCCGGCATCAAGGTGGTAATGATTACTGGGGACTATCCCGCGACCGCCAAGGCCATAGCCCGCCGAGCTGGTCTGAGCGTCGAATCCGTCATGACCGGAGAAGAACTCGATCGGCTAAACGAATCAGAGCTCGTATCTCGCGTCCGATCCGCAACGATCTTTGCGCGGATCATGCCCGAACAGAAGCTCCGCATCGTCAACGCTTTCAAGGCGAACGGGGAAACGGTGGCCATGACCGGAGACGGGGTCAACGACGCACCCTCACTAAAGGCGGCGCACATCGGGATTGCTATGGGAGGACGCGGAACAGATGTCGCGCGCGAGGCTTCATCCTTGGTCCTGCTCGACGAGGATTTTGGATCAATTGTGAAAGCGATACGCCTAGGCCGTCGCATCTACGACAATATTCGCAAGGCCATGGAATTCATCTTCGCCGTCCACGTACCGATCGCCGGTCTGGCTATCCTGCCACTCGTCTCCGGCTTACCGGTGATATTTTGGCCCATCCACATCGCATTCCTGGAAATGGTGATTGACCCCGTCTGTTCGTTGGTCTTCGAGGCCGAAGTCGAGGAAGACAACGTGATGAAACGTCCGCCCCGCCGACGCGAGGAACCTCTTTTTTCCAAAGCCCTCATCATCTGGAGCCTCTTTCAGGGTCTGATGGTGTTTGGCGTCGTCGCCTTCGTTTTTGTCCTGGCCTGGAACCGCGGCATGGCGGAAACTGAGGTCCGGGCCCTGACGTTCTTTTCCCTCGTCACAACGATTGTTGGACTAATTTACGTCAACCGCTCGTTCGGTGCCTCGGTCACGACAGCAATCCGAAGGCCGAACCGCGCTCTGGCTACGGTCCTCATCGCAGTCGCCGCGATGTTAAGCCTGACAATCACGCTTCCAGTCGCAAAGAGCCTCTTCCATTTCGGAACCTTGCACTGGGATGATCTCGGTGCGACGCTGGCAGCTGGCATTCTGTCCCTCGCCCTCCTTCAACAGCTGAAGCCGCTATTTCAGGAAAAGAGGTAA
- a CDS encoding winged helix-turn-helix domain-containing protein, producing the protein MRFLFKDYVLDPERRELTLASSSVPVGPQVFDVLLYLLQNRDRVVSKDDLLEAVWDGRIVSESTVTSHINAVRKAIGDNGNEQRLVKTVPRKGFRFIGDVREARCVNETAAGVGLPEEVTRATLPLFNKPSIAVLPFQSLCGDPEQAYFADGVVEEIITALSRVRWLFVIARNSSFVYRDCAFDVKQIGKELGVGYVLEGSMRKSADRVRITGQLIDATTGVQLWAERFEGTVDDIFELQDRIATSVAGAIAPRVELAEIERTRNKPTGSLNAYDCYLRGLAHVHRGTRESIDQALPLFERGIELDPEYASAYAMAGWCYFWRKVNGWCTDREWETREGTRLARRAVELGRDDAVALTRGAHALSHLAGDLDSGIALVDRAKFLNPNLAAAWFLGGFLRTWQGEPDDAIAHFERAMLLNPLDPELYRMQAGIGMAHLFARRIDVASHWAELSYRNLPSFLMVAALIAATRAHSGRINEAQQAMGELRELDPSIRISNLKDWLPIRRREDLAVFSEGLRLAGMPEQ; encoded by the coding sequence GTGCGTTTTCTGTTTAAGGATTATGTCCTCGATCCCGAGCGACGAGAATTAACGCTCGCGTCCAGTTCGGTACCCGTTGGCCCTCAGGTCTTCGATGTTCTTTTGTATCTCCTCCAAAACCGCGACCGGGTCGTCAGCAAAGACGATCTTCTGGAGGCTGTATGGGACGGACGAATCGTATCGGAATCGACAGTTACGAGCCACATAAATGCCGTTCGCAAAGCCATTGGCGACAATGGCAACGAACAGCGCCTCGTGAAGACCGTTCCGCGAAAAGGCTTTCGCTTCATCGGCGATGTTAGAGAAGCTCGATGCGTCAACGAGACAGCCGCAGGAGTCGGTTTACCCGAGGAGGTCACCCGAGCGACGCTTCCCCTTTTCAACAAACCATCGATCGCCGTGCTGCCGTTTCAGAGTTTGTGCGGAGATCCGGAGCAAGCCTATTTCGCCGATGGCGTCGTCGAGGAAATCATAACAGCCTTGTCGCGCGTCCGTTGGCTATTTGTTATCGCCAGAAACTCAAGCTTTGTTTATCGAGACTGTGCTTTCGACGTCAAACAAATCGGAAAGGAACTCGGCGTTGGCTACGTTCTCGAAGGCAGCATGCGCAAATCTGCCGATCGCGTACGCATAACCGGTCAGCTTATTGACGCAACGACCGGCGTTCAGCTCTGGGCAGAGCGTTTCGAAGGAACGGTCGACGACATTTTCGAACTGCAGGATCGAATTGCAACCAGCGTTGCCGGCGCGATTGCGCCCCGTGTCGAACTCGCAGAAATCGAACGGACAAGAAATAAGCCGACCGGCAGCCTCAATGCTTACGATTGCTATCTGCGCGGACTGGCGCATGTGCATCGCGGGACCCGCGAATCCATCGATCAGGCTTTGCCACTGTTTGAAAGAGGCATCGAACTTGATCCCGAATACGCTTCGGCCTACGCGATGGCGGGCTGGTGTTATTTCTGGCGCAAGGTCAATGGATGGTGCACGGATCGCGAATGGGAAACGCGCGAGGGAACTAGGCTGGCGCGGCGTGCCGTCGAGTTGGGCCGGGACGACGCCGTCGCACTCACGCGCGGTGCCCACGCCTTGTCACATCTTGCGGGCGATCTTGATTCCGGAATCGCCCTTGTCGATCGCGCGAAGTTTCTAAATCCGAACCTTGCCGCAGCCTGGTTCCTCGGCGGCTTCCTCAGGACGTGGCAGGGAGAGCCGGACGATGCGATCGCCCATTTCGAACGCGCCATGCTCCTTAACCCGCTCGATCCCGAACTTTACCGTATGCAGGCCGGAATCGGAATGGCGCATCTCTTTGCTAGGCGCATCGATGTTGCATCTCATTGGGCGGAATTGTCTTACAGGAACTTGCCGAGCTTTCTGATGGTGGCTGCGCTCATCGCAGCGACCAGAGCGCATTCCGGCCGCATCAACGAAGCCCAACAGGCTATGGGCGAGCTTCGCGAACTCGATCCATCGATCCGCATCTCAAATCTGAAAGATTGGCTGCCCATTCGCCGTCGCGAAGACTTAGCGGTTTTCTCCGAAGGGTTGCGCCTTGCAGGGATGCCGGAGCAATGA
- a CDS encoding SDR family oxidoreductase, translated as MKIVVVGGTGLIGSKLIPHLRKMGHEAIAASPNSGVNTITREGLAEAMSGTQVVVDVANSPSFEDKAVLEFFETSGRNLLAAEAAAGVTHHVALSVVGADRLPESGYLRAKVAQEALIKASKIPFTILRSTQFFEFVGAIAQSATKGNDVHLSPAFLQPVFSDDVAAALADLTVGNPVNGIVEVAGPEKIPLDEIGRRYLSATGDGRRVIADIHARYFGTELNDKSLTPADKAILGRHRFDDWLRDRWAA; from the coding sequence ATGAAAATCGTGGTTGTCGGAGGCACGGGCCTCATTGGCTCGAAACTCATCCCGCATTTGCGGAAAATGGGCCACGAAGCCATCGCCGCCTCGCCCAACTCAGGCGTCAATACGATCACACGCGAAGGGCTGGCCGAAGCAATGTCCGGCACACAGGTTGTCGTCGACGTTGCCAATTCTCCGTCTTTTGAAGACAAGGCCGTTCTCGAATTCTTCGAAACGTCGGGACGCAATCTTCTCGCGGCGGAGGCCGCGGCAGGTGTCACGCATCATGTCGCATTGTCGGTGGTCGGCGCCGACCGCCTCCCCGAAAGCGGTTATCTCCGGGCTAAAGTTGCGCAAGAAGCACTGATCAAAGCCTCGAAAATTCCCTTTACGATTTTACGCTCGACGCAGTTCTTTGAGTTTGTCGGCGCAATCGCGCAGTCGGCCACCAAAGGCAACGACGTCCATTTGTCTCCGGCCTTCCTGCAACCCGTTTTCTCGGACGATGTGGCCGCCGCATTGGCCGATCTGACCGTCGGAAATCCGGTCAACGGCATTGTCGAGGTGGCGGGACCTGAAAAAATTCCTCTCGACGAGATCGGGCGCCGCTACCTGTCTGCGACTGGCGATGGCCGGAGGGTCATTGCCGATATTCATGCCCGTTACTTTGGCACCGAGCTCAACGACAAGTCCCTGACTCCCGCAGACAAGGCCATCCTTGGAAGGCATCGGTTCGACGATTGGCTGCGCGACCGGTGGGCTGCGTAA
- a CDS encoding alpha/beta fold hydrolase, giving the protein MTGPNLINSLTDTPRRNVLASTLVGATSAAAAFPTEARSASGSRGANQTSTVTTNDGVEIFYKDWGPKSAQPIVFHHGWPLSSDDWDAQMLYFVAKGYRVVAHDRRGHGRSSQASDRHDMDHYAADAAAVVDHLDLRDAVHIGHSTGGGEATRYVVRHGKGRVAKLVLIGAVPPLTLKTAANPGGLPIEVFDGLRHELAANRSQFYIDFPSGPFYGFNRPGAKSSPSVIQNWWRQAMMGGAKAQYDGIKAFSETDFTEDLKSIDIPTLVLHGGDDQIVPVADSAPLSAKLLQKSTLQIYDKLPHGMSTTHADLVNRELFSFITA; this is encoded by the coding sequence GTGACAGGTCCGAACTTGATCAACAGCCTCACCGATACGCCCCGCCGAAACGTGCTGGCCTCTACGCTCGTGGGAGCGACATCGGCGGCAGCGGCCTTTCCGACCGAAGCAAGAAGCGCCTCGGGCTCGCGAGGCGCCAATCAGACGTCCACCGTCACAACCAATGACGGTGTCGAGATCTTTTACAAGGACTGGGGCCCCAAATCAGCGCAACCGATTGTCTTTCATCATGGCTGGCCGCTGAGCTCCGACGACTGGGACGCCCAGATGCTTTATTTCGTGGCCAAAGGTTATCGTGTTGTCGCGCACGACCGGCGCGGTCATGGTCGCTCGAGCCAAGCCAGCGACCGCCACGATATGGATCACTACGCCGCCGATGCAGCTGCGGTCGTCGACCACCTTGATCTTCGCGATGCCGTCCATATCGGACACTCGACCGGCGGCGGCGAAGCCACACGCTATGTTGTACGCCATGGCAAGGGACGTGTTGCGAAGCTCGTTCTTATCGGCGCAGTTCCGCCCCTGACGCTGAAGACAGCAGCCAACCCGGGTGGCCTGCCGATTGAGGTATTCGACGGCTTGCGCCACGAACTCGCGGCTAATAGATCGCAATTCTACATCGATTTCCCGAGTGGCCCCTTCTACGGCTTCAACCGGCCGGGCGCTAAGTCGTCGCCATCAGTCATTCAGAATTGGTGGCGCCAGGCGATGATGGGCGGAGCCAAGGCGCAATACGATGGCATCAAGGCGTTCTCGGAGACGGACTTCACCGAGGATCTGAAGAGCATCGATATTCCGACCCTCGTCCTGCACGGCGGCGATGATCAGATCGTCCCCGTTGCGGACTCCGCGCCGCTATCCGCAAAGCTTCTGCAAAAAAGCACCCTGCAGATCTACGACAAATTACCCCACGGCATGTCCACGACGCACGCCGATCTCGTGAACAGAGAACTCTTCTCCTTCATCACCGCCTGA
- a CDS encoding MBL fold metallo-hydrolase codes for MNLHTTSQLAGSRPEELVPSRYAVRVGDIDVLVISDGVLPLPTTMLGPNVGQADRAAWLKDMFLPPDAFDWALNAVVVRSGDQTILIDAGLGSDPDLHLPRAGQLVKRLDAAGIDLSAVTDVVLTHMHMDHVGGLIVDGIKDRLRPDLRIHVAAAEVKFWESPDFSQTAMPTGFPDALRSAAKQFVKEYSGQLRLFDEEQEVAPGVVVQRTGGHTPGHSVVRLTSGGERLMFAGDAVFAVGFEHPDWHNGFEHDPKEAARVRIRLLRELAETGEILVATHLPFPSVGRVAVDGDAFRWVPVFWDY; via the coding sequence ATGAACTTACACACCACCTCGCAACTCGCCGGTTCGCGGCCCGAAGAGTTGGTTCCGTCGCGGTACGCGGTGCGGGTCGGCGATATCGATGTGCTGGTCATCAGCGATGGCGTGCTTCCATTGCCGACCACGATGCTCGGACCCAACGTCGGTCAGGCAGACAGGGCAGCTTGGTTGAAGGACATGTTTCTGCCCCCGGATGCATTCGATTGGGCACTGAATGCGGTCGTCGTCCGTAGCGGCGATCAGACCATTCTCATCGACGCTGGACTCGGGTCCGATCCGGATTTGCACCTGCCGCGCGCGGGACAGCTCGTCAAGCGGTTGGACGCCGCCGGTATCGATCTTTCAGCCGTAACCGACGTTGTGCTGACCCACATGCACATGGACCATGTTGGCGGTCTGATTGTCGATGGGATAAAGGATCGGCTGCGTCCCGACCTTCGCATTCACGTGGCCGCCGCTGAGGTGAAGTTCTGGGAGTCACCTGATTTCTCGCAGACCGCTATGCCGACGGGATTCCCCGACGCGCTGCGGTCGGCCGCCAAGCAGTTCGTGAAAGAGTACAGTGGCCAGCTACGGCTGTTCGATGAAGAGCAGGAGGTGGCACCAGGCGTCGTCGTCCAGCGCACCGGCGGCCATACGCCTGGGCATAGCGTGGTGCGCCTCACCTCCGGCGGCGAACGGCTAATGTTTGCCGGAGACGCGGTGTTCGCTGTCGGGTTTGAGCACCCCGACTGGCACAACGGCTTCGAACACGACCCCAAAGAAGCTGCCCGGGTTCGCATCCGCCTTTTGCGGGAGCTGGCCGAAACTGGTGAGATTCTGGTCGCCACCCACCTGCCATTCCCATCCGTCGGCCGCGTGGCTGTCGATGGAGATGCCTTCCGTTGGGTTCCGGTATTCTGGGACTACTGA